The Styela clava chromosome 10, kaStyClav1.hap1.2, whole genome shotgun sequence genome window below encodes:
- the LOC120338288 gene encoding carbohydrate sulfotransferase 3-like, whose translation MAIKIWDCMNMRWKVLASLSFLVLLVFYTRQHRNVVVKDAQLYPNANKIVFILTNQRSGSSFFGDLFNHNEKAFYMFEPLLPFLPSCENEEVQLQVLKNISLCNYKNLTEKYTEAFLTQTRSSKPAELCGKEGVCFSGNLEPALNRYASLCYATRSKKLGRRSTQSRLFDRRSAVCGFPLNMELWSQVCRQAELLAFKIIRVCSLASFKDIARHLTQKGYDVHIIELVRDPRAVVNSAIKLELKANRISRAANYLCTRLRTNFDLAEKGNVLDTESHFMKIQLPHARYMRVRYEDIAIDPVEGAKLIYNNIGLELPQDVKEWVDETSMNPLLKIKELQHTVRNLAIPESDRIRAKIKLEKLLKESNDPYGTVRNSSQIISKWRKQLPMDMIHHVQDKCKDVMDRLGYKLLHTTEELNDLSIKLW comes from the exons ATGGCGATAAAGATTTGGGATTGTATGAATATGAGATGGAAAGTGCTGGCTAGCTTATCTTTTTTAGTACTTCTCGTGTTTTATACTCGTCAACATCGAAACGTTGTTGTAAAAGACGCACAATTGTATCCGAACGCAAATAAGATAGTGTTTATTTTAACTAATCAAAGGTCAGGATCGTCATTTTTTGGAGATCTCTTCAATCATAACGAAAAGGCTTTTTATATGTTTGAACCGCTATTACCATTCCTCCCGAGCTGCGAAAACGAGGAGGTACAATtgcaagttttaaaaaatatttcgctATGTAACTATAAAAACTTGACCGAAAAATATACTGAAGCATTTCTAACTCAAACACGCAGTTCGAAACCAGCGGAACTGTGCGGGAAAGAAGGCGTGTGTTTTAGTGGGAACCTCGAACCCGCACTCAACAGGTATGCTTCATTATGTTACGCAACTCGATCAAAAAAGCTTGGAAGGCGTTCTACTCAAAGTCGTCTGTTTGATCGCAGATCAGCTGTTTGTGGGTTTCCATTAAACATGGAGCTTTGGTCACAAGTATGTCGACAGGCAGAGCTTTTGGCCTTCAAGATTATACGCGTTTGTTCACTTGCATCATTTAAAGACATTGCTCGACATCTAACTCAAAAAGGATATGATGTTCATATTATTGAACTTGTTCGCGATCCAAGGGCTGTTGTGAATTCGGCAATAAAATTGGAACTTAAAGCAAATAGAATAAGCCGAGCTGCTAATTATCTATGCACACGGCTGAGAACGAATTTTGATCTTGCCGAAAAAGGAAACGTTTTAG atactgaaagtcattttatgaaaatccAGTTGCCTCATGCCAGATATATGCGAGTACGATATGAAGACATAGCCATAGACCCAGTCGAAGGAGCCAAGCTGATATATAA CAACATTGGATTGGAATTACCACAAGATGTAAAAGAATGGGTGGACGAGACTTCGATGAATCCGTTACTAAAGATAAAAGAACTGCAACATACCGTACGAAATCTTGCAATTCCGGAATCG gatcGAATTCGCGCCAAGATCAAACTTGAAAAGTTGTTGAAAGAATCCAATGATCCATACGGGACAGTTCGTAATTCAAGTCAAATTATTTCGAAGTGGAGAAAACAATTGCCAATGGATATGATACATCACGTTCAGGACAAATGCAAAGACGTTATGGACAGACTAGGATATAAATTATTACACACAACTGAAGAACTTAATGATTTGTCAATAAAACTTTGGTAA